In the Pseudolabrys taiwanensis genome, one interval contains:
- a CDS encoding IclR family transcriptional regulator: MSRLVTNDKSQVQVIARAATILRALEDENAGLSLGQIAQRVNLARSTVQRIVAALETEKLVIAATPNGRVRLGPTIMRLAASVRSDFVSLARPFLERLSAELHETVDLSTVKKDHLVFIDQVVGSQRLRTVSGVGETFPLHCTANGKAYLAQLSDSAVEALIGRSYEARTARSITKIDTLLNELKVVRRIGVAFDREEHTEGICAAGVALHDPLGNAVAISVPVPSLRFANQANHIAERLLATKRALEGRMNASAA; this comes from the coding sequence ATGAGCCGACTGGTCACCAACGACAAGTCACAGGTGCAGGTGATCGCACGTGCCGCCACGATCCTTCGTGCGTTGGAGGACGAGAACGCGGGGCTGAGCCTCGGCCAGATCGCGCAACGCGTGAACCTTGCCCGCTCCACCGTTCAGCGCATCGTCGCCGCGCTCGAAACCGAGAAACTGGTGATTGCCGCCACGCCGAACGGACGCGTTCGGCTGGGGCCGACCATCATGCGGCTCGCCGCTTCCGTGCGCAGCGATTTCGTTTCGCTGGCGCGCCCCTTCCTGGAAAGGCTGTCCGCGGAGTTGCATGAGACGGTCGACCTCTCGACCGTGAAGAAGGATCACCTCGTCTTCATCGATCAGGTCGTCGGCTCGCAACGCCTGCGCACGGTGTCCGGCGTCGGCGAAACCTTCCCGCTCCACTGCACCGCCAACGGCAAGGCGTACCTCGCGCAGCTTTCCGATTCCGCGGTCGAGGCGCTGATCGGCCGCAGCTACGAAGCGCGCACGGCGCGGTCCATCACCAAGATCGACACACTGCTCAACGAACTCAAGGTCGTCCGCCGCATCGGCGTCGCCTTCGACCGCGAGGAGCACACCGAGGGTATCTGCGCGGCCGGCGTCGCGTTGCACGATCCGCTCGGCAATGCCGTCGCGATTTCCGTGCCGGTACCGAGCCTGCGCTTCGCCAACCAGGCGAACCACATCGCCGAACGACTTCTGGCGACCAAGCGCGCCTTGGAAGGCCGCATGAATGCCTCCGCCGCCTGA
- a CDS encoding branched-chain amino acid ABC transporter permease: MTLWLNIILQGVLVGGLYAMFAAGLSLIFGVMRLVNIAHGDLIVLAAYIALMVTTGLGINPLLALVIVVPVMALIGYGLQRGLLNRTLGDDLLPPLLVTFGLSIIIQNGLLELFTADSRKLQAGPIEVQSFQALPGVWIGALPLIQFVLAIAVIAGLQWLFYRTALGRAFRATSDDQAVAQLMGLDTRHVFAMAMALSLAVVAIAGVFLAVRANFDPSIGPARLIFGFEAVIIGGLGSLWGTLIGGIILGVAQAIGAQIDPGWQLLAGHIAFLAILAFRPQGFFPKVSH, from the coding sequence ATGACCCTTTGGCTCAACATCATCCTGCAAGGCGTGCTGGTCGGCGGGCTCTACGCCATGTTCGCCGCCGGGCTGTCACTCATCTTCGGCGTCATGCGCCTCGTCAACATCGCCCACGGCGACCTGATCGTGCTCGCCGCCTATATCGCGCTGATGGTGACCACCGGGCTCGGCATCAATCCGCTGCTCGCGCTCGTCATCGTCGTGCCGGTGATGGCGCTGATCGGCTACGGCCTGCAACGCGGCCTCCTGAACCGCACACTCGGCGACGATTTGCTGCCGCCGCTGCTCGTCACCTTCGGCCTGTCGATCATCATCCAGAATGGGCTGCTCGAACTGTTCACCGCCGACAGCCGCAAGCTGCAAGCCGGCCCCATCGAAGTGCAGTCTTTCCAGGCGCTGCCCGGCGTCTGGATCGGCGCGCTGCCACTGATCCAGTTCGTGCTCGCCATCGCGGTGATCGCCGGCCTGCAGTGGCTGTTCTATCGCACGGCCCTCGGCCGCGCCTTCCGCGCCACCTCCGACGACCAGGCGGTGGCGCAACTGATGGGGCTCGATACGCGTCACGTCTTCGCGATGGCGATGGCGCTGTCGCTCGCCGTGGTCGCCATCGCGGGCGTATTCCTCGCGGTACGCGCCAACTTCGATCCGTCGATCGGCCCGGCCCGGCTCATCTTCGGCTTCGAGGCGGTCATCATCGGCGGCCTCGGCAGCCTGTGGGGCACGCTGATCGGCGGCATCATTCTCGGTGTCGCACAAGCGATCGGCGCGCAAATCGACCCTGGCTGGCAATTGCTCGCCGGACACATCGCCTTCCTCGCCATCCTGGCCTTCCGGCCGCAGGGCTTCTTTCCGAAGGTGTCGCATTGA
- a CDS encoding ABC transporter ATP-binding protein, with translation MPALLALENISKRFGAVVVADGIDLSIDEGEALGILGPNGAGKTTLFGMATGTVRPDAGRVLFDGQDITHASPGHRCRLGLARSFQIPQPFSGMTVFENVVVAAAFGNNEREKAVYARCADLLLRCGLADKANKPAGGLTLLDRKRLEFARALATKPRVLLLDEVAGGLTEHECTTLVSLIKDVRASGVAIVWIEHVVHALLATIDRLVVLHGGKLIAQGDPQTVIKSPQVAEIYMGIEADA, from the coding sequence ATGCCCGCCCTCCTCGCCCTCGAGAACATCTCCAAACGCTTCGGCGCCGTGGTCGTGGCCGACGGCATCGATCTGTCGATCGATGAAGGCGAAGCGCTCGGCATTCTCGGCCCCAACGGCGCCGGCAAGACGACTTTGTTCGGCATGGCGACCGGCACGGTGCGGCCCGATGCCGGCCGCGTGCTGTTCGATGGCCAGGACATCACGCACGCCTCGCCCGGTCATCGCTGCCGCCTCGGGCTGGCACGCTCGTTCCAGATTCCACAGCCTTTCTCGGGCATGACCGTGTTCGAGAACGTCGTCGTCGCCGCCGCCTTCGGCAACAACGAGCGCGAGAAGGCGGTGTACGCGCGCTGCGCCGACCTGCTCCTGCGCTGCGGCCTTGCCGACAAGGCCAACAAGCCGGCCGGCGGCCTGACATTGCTCGACCGCAAGCGGCTGGAGTTCGCGCGGGCGCTCGCGACCAAGCCGCGCGTGCTGCTGCTCGACGAAGTCGCCGGCGGCCTGACCGAACACGAATGCACGACGCTGGTCTCGCTGATCAAGGACGTGCGCGCGAGCGGCGTCGCCATCGTCTGGATCGAGCACGTGGTGCACGCACTGCTCGCCACCATCGACCGTCTCGTCGTGCTGCACGGCGGCAAGCTCATCGCGCAAGGCGATCCGCAGACGGTGATCAAAAGCCCGCAAGTGGCCGAGATTTACATGGGGATCGAAGCCGATGCGTAG
- a CDS encoding ABC transporter substrate-binding protein, which yields MSGISRRTMVKTGLGALAAPALVTLPAQAQSAVIKIGHVSPRTGPLAGFGEADGFILEQVRALLAKGIETGGKTYKVEVITKDSQSSASRASEVASDLILGEKVHLLIGSGTPDTTNPIADQAEVNEVPCITTNCPWQPYFFGRKGDPKQGFTWTYHFFWGLEDVIGAFLALWDGVPTNKAIGGLFPNDADGNAWGDAKLGLPPALAQAGYKLTDPGRYQPMNNDFTAQISAFKAAGCEIVTGVMIPPDFATFWSQAAQQGFKPKIVTIGKALLFPSAVDALGARGDGLSSEIWWTPNHPFKSGLTGQSSKELAEAYTKASGKPWTQPIGFQHALFEVAIDVLKRAKNPTDPKSVLDAIMATNYASIVGPVKWSGQPVKNVTKTPLVAGQWKRNNDKLELVITENKTAPNIPTGGKTQPLG from the coding sequence ATGAGCGGCATTTCCAGACGCACTATGGTCAAGACCGGCCTCGGCGCACTGGCGGCACCGGCCCTCGTGACCCTGCCGGCGCAGGCGCAGTCGGCGGTGATCAAGATCGGCCACGTCAGCCCGCGCACCGGCCCGCTTGCCGGCTTCGGCGAGGCCGACGGCTTCATCCTCGAACAGGTGCGCGCGCTTCTGGCGAAGGGCATCGAGACCGGCGGCAAGACCTACAAAGTCGAGGTCATCACCAAGGACAGCCAGTCGAGCGCGAGCCGCGCGTCCGAAGTGGCGTCCGATCTCATTCTCGGCGAGAAGGTGCACCTCCTCATCGGCTCCGGCACGCCGGACACGACCAACCCGATCGCCGATCAGGCCGAGGTCAACGAAGTCCCGTGCATCACCACCAACTGCCCGTGGCAGCCGTATTTCTTCGGCCGCAAAGGCGATCCGAAGCAGGGCTTCACCTGGACCTATCACTTCTTCTGGGGCCTCGAGGACGTCATCGGCGCGTTCCTCGCGTTGTGGGACGGCGTGCCGACCAACAAGGCCATCGGCGGCCTCTTCCCCAACGATGCCGATGGCAATGCCTGGGGCGATGCCAAGCTCGGCCTGCCGCCGGCGCTGGCGCAGGCCGGCTACAAGCTCACCGATCCCGGCCGCTACCAGCCGATGAACAACGACTTCACCGCGCAGATCTCCGCCTTCAAGGCGGCGGGCTGCGAGATCGTCACCGGCGTGATGATCCCGCCGGACTTCGCCACCTTCTGGTCGCAGGCGGCACAACAGGGCTTCAAGCCGAAGATCGTCACCATCGGCAAGGCACTGCTGTTTCCCTCCGCCGTCGATGCACTCGGGGCGCGCGGCGACGGCCTTTCCAGCGAGATTTGGTGGACGCCGAACCATCCGTTCAAGTCGGGCCTCACCGGCCAAAGCAGCAAGGAATTGGCCGAAGCTTATACGAAAGCGTCCGGCAAGCCGTGGACGCAGCCGATCGGCTTCCAGCACGCGCTGTTCGAAGTGGCCATCGATGTTCTGAAGCGCGCGAAGAACCCGACCGATCCGAAGTCGGTGCTCGATGCGATCATGGCAACGAACTATGCCTCGATCGTCGGCCCGGTGAAGTGGTCCGGCCAGCCGGTCAAGAACGTCACCAAGACGCCGCTCGTTGCCGGCCAGTGGAAGCGCAACAACGACAAGCTCGAGCTCGTCATCACCGAGAACAAGACCGCGCCGAATATCCCGACCGGCGGCAAGACGCAGCCGTTGGGCTGA
- a CDS encoding cyclase family protein, which produces MAIKIRGVEFEENLNNSMGLEFYNLSHRFGYQSPNWPYFQDVQIERIHYMAKSGVLSQRITTSMHNTTHIDAPAHVVQGTPFIDEVPLPHFFGSGIVVSLPKKMWEPITYDDLEKAAGKLVRPRDVVIINTGWHHQYEDSEDYFCKCPGFVKSAGDWFVEKKVKVVGHDTQANDHPLATAIGPHRNGPLHPHLAEEYKQWSGGRDWKEDHPEWEPVHRKLFTNGILGIENVGGDLDKVTGKRCTFAYFPWNWDRGDGCIIRLVAMIDPKGEYRIERGEKF; this is translated from the coding sequence GTGGCCATCAAAATTCGCGGCGTGGAGTTCGAAGAGAACCTGAACAACAGCATGGGGCTGGAGTTCTACAACCTGTCCCACCGCTTCGGTTACCAGTCGCCGAACTGGCCGTACTTCCAGGACGTGCAGATCGAGCGCATCCATTACATGGCCAAGTCCGGCGTGCTGTCGCAGCGCATCACCACGTCGATGCACAACACTACGCATATCGACGCGCCGGCGCACGTCGTCCAGGGCACGCCGTTCATCGACGAGGTGCCGCTGCCGCACTTTTTCGGCTCGGGCATCGTCGTGTCGCTGCCGAAGAAGATGTGGGAACCGATCACCTATGACGATCTCGAAAAGGCCGCCGGCAAGCTCGTGCGTCCGCGCGACGTGGTGATCATCAATACCGGCTGGCACCACCAGTACGAAGACTCTGAAGACTACTTCTGCAAATGCCCCGGCTTCGTGAAGTCGGCCGGCGACTGGTTCGTCGAGAAGAAGGTCAAGGTGGTCGGGCACGACACCCAGGCCAACGACCACCCGCTCGCCACCGCGATCGGCCCGCACCGCAACGGCCCGCTGCATCCGCATCTGGCGGAAGAATACAAGCAGTGGTCGGGCGGCCGCGATTGGAAGGAAGACCATCCGGAATGGGAGCCGGTGCACCGCAAGCTGTTCACCAACGGCATCCTGGGCATCGAGAACGTCGGCGGCGACCTCGACAAGGTCACCGGCAAGCGCTGCACCTTCGCTTACTTCCCGTGGAACTGGGACCGCGGCGACGGCTGCATCATCCGCCTGGTCGCGATGATCGATCCCAAGGGCGAGTACCGCATCGAGCGCGGGGAGAAGTTCTGA
- a CDS encoding cupin domain-containing protein, with the protein MHVKRFADAKPYDAPNHRGYSSLRVFGAEAGGTKGLVFGISHFLPGGGAGPDASPPEKVYLVLSGELTVIVNGKETVLKAMDSCVIEPNETREIINRSNEVCTIAVAVATPPAAK; encoded by the coding sequence ATGCACGTCAAACGCTTCGCCGACGCCAAGCCGTACGACGCGCCGAACCACCGCGGCTACTCCTCGTTGCGGGTGTTCGGCGCGGAAGCGGGCGGCACCAAGGGCCTCGTCTTCGGCATTTCGCACTTCCTGCCGGGCGGCGGCGCCGGTCCCGACGCCTCGCCGCCGGAGAAGGTCTATCTGGTGCTGTCCGGCGAGCTGACGGTCATCGTCAACGGCAAGGAGACGGTGCTCAAGGCGATGGACTCCTGCGTCATCGAACCGAACGAGACGCGCGAGATCATCAACCGCAGCAACGAGGTCTGCACCATTGCGGTGGCGGTGGCGACGCCGCCGGCGGCGAAGTAA
- a CDS encoding D-2-hydroxyacid dehydrogenase family protein has product MIKAAILDDYQNVALRYADWSPVAKDVEITVFNKPFASQADTIKALQGFAIVAGMRERTAFPRAVLEALPDLKLLITTGAKNNSFDVKAAAERGITVCGTGAVGNPTTGVVFGLMLELTRRIGFENARMKAGEPWQVTIGKDLEGQTLGIVGIGKLGQRVAAVAKAFGMNVIAWSQNLTPEKAAELGVGYATKEELFATADFITIHYQLSERSRGLITAADIGRMKNTAYLINTARAPIVDQAALLEALQNKKIAGAGLDVFEIEPLPIDHPYRKLDNVVLTPHLGYVSEQNYRKYYPDIVEDIRAWLDGKPVRVITP; this is encoded by the coding sequence ATGATCAAGGCAGCGATCCTCGACGACTATCAGAATGTGGCCCTGCGCTACGCCGACTGGTCACCGGTCGCCAAAGACGTCGAGATCACCGTCTTCAACAAACCCTTCGCCAGCCAGGCCGACACCATCAAGGCGCTGCAAGGCTTCGCCATCGTCGCCGGTATGCGCGAGCGCACGGCGTTCCCGCGCGCGGTGCTCGAAGCCCTGCCCGACCTGAAGCTGCTGATCACCACCGGCGCCAAGAACAACTCCTTCGACGTCAAGGCGGCGGCCGAGCGCGGCATCACCGTCTGCGGCACCGGCGCGGTCGGCAATCCCACCACCGGCGTGGTCTTCGGCCTGATGCTCGAACTCACGCGCCGGATCGGCTTCGAGAACGCGCGGATGAAAGCGGGCGAGCCGTGGCAGGTCACCATCGGCAAGGATCTCGAAGGGCAGACGCTCGGCATCGTCGGCATCGGCAAACTCGGCCAGCGCGTCGCCGCGGTCGCCAAGGCCTTCGGTATGAACGTGATCGCCTGGAGCCAGAACCTCACGCCCGAGAAAGCGGCGGAACTCGGCGTCGGTTACGCGACAAAAGAAGAACTGTTCGCGACCGCCGATTTCATCACCATCCATTACCAGCTCAGCGAGCGCTCGCGGGGGCTCATCACCGCCGCGGATATCGGCCGTATGAAGAATACCGCCTATCTCATTAACACCGCGCGCGCGCCGATCGTCGATCAGGCGGCATTGCTCGAGGCGTTGCAGAACAAGAAGATCGCCGGTGCCGGGCTCGATGTGTTCGAGATCGAGCCGTTGCCGATAGACCATCCCTATCGCAAGCTCGACAACGTCGTGCTCACGCCGCATCTCGGCTACGTCAGCGAGCAGAATTACCGGAAGTACTATCCGGATATTGTTGAAGACATTCGCGCGTGGCTTGACGGCAAGCCCGTGCGTGTGATCACGCCGTAG
- a CDS encoding SDR family NAD(P)-dependent oxidoreductase: MSEAFLKNPLGLFDIKGKTAIVTGASGAFGALAAKVLAGAGANVVLAASKESELNNVAKECEALGGKAAVIALRPSSEENCDKIVAKAVESFGGVDILVVASGLNKVAKITEQKLEDFLDVQDANVTQSWLMARAAGKQMLKQGHGGKVILTSSARGLLGHPAGYTAYCASKSAVDGITKALGCEWGETGITVNAIGPTVFRSPLTAWMYEDTERAQTVRKGFLARVPKGRLGEPEDLAGPLLFLASKASDFYTGHILYADGGYTAG; encoded by the coding sequence ATGTCCGAAGCCTTCCTGAAAAATCCGCTCGGTCTGTTCGACATCAAAGGCAAGACGGCGATCGTCACCGGCGCTTCGGGCGCCTTCGGTGCGCTCGCCGCCAAGGTGCTGGCCGGCGCCGGCGCCAATGTCGTGCTCGCCGCCAGCAAAGAGAGCGAGCTCAACAACGTAGCGAAGGAATGCGAGGCGCTCGGCGGCAAGGCCGCGGTGATCGCGCTGCGTCCGTCGTCGGAAGAGAACTGCGACAAGATCGTCGCCAAGGCGGTCGAGAGCTTCGGCGGCGTCGACATCCTGGTCGTCGCCTCGGGTCTAAATAAGGTGGCGAAGATCACCGAGCAGAAGCTGGAAGATTTCCTCGACGTGCAGGACGCCAACGTCACGCAGTCGTGGCTGATGGCGCGCGCCGCCGGCAAGCAGATGCTCAAGCAAGGCCACGGCGGCAAGGTGATCCTCACCTCCTCCGCGCGCGGCCTGCTCGGCCATCCGGCCGGCTACACCGCCTACTGCGCCTCGAAGTCGGCGGTCGACGGCATCACCAAGGCGCTCGGCTGCGAATGGGGCGAGACCGGCATTACCGTCAACGCCATCGGCCCGACCGTCTTCCGTTCGCCGCTCACCGCCTGGATGTACGAAGACACCGAGCGGGCGCAGACCGTGCGCAAAGGCTTCCTCGCGCGCGTGCCGAAGGGCCGCCTCGGCGAGCCGGAGGATCTTGCGGGGCCCCTGCTCTTCCTCGCCTCCAAGGCATCGGACTTCTACACCGGCCACATCCTTTATGCCGACGGCGGCTACACGGCGGGATGA
- a CDS encoding amidohydrolase family protein produces the protein MVQKIALEEHFLSPGLVDYWKPTMTEVAPAFVEQLYKRLTDFGDLRLATMDKAGIARSVLGVAGPGVQAERDVALATRKAREANDFLAVEIQKRPDRYAGFAHIAVQDPRAAADELERCMRDLKFSGAMINGHTNGMYLDDASLAPFWERADALGAVIYIHPTDPIVPAPVLNGVPALRRATWEWGFETGSHALRLVFSGVFDRYPNAKVALGHMGETLPYLLWRFDSRAKLYNVKLAKEPSDYIKDNIVVTVSGVYAREPLMCAVEALGRDKVMFAADYPFENAEEAGHFLDDVAIPEDLRADVAYNNAAKLLKL, from the coding sequence ATGGTTCAGAAGATCGCGCTCGAAGAACATTTCCTGTCGCCGGGACTCGTCGATTATTGGAAGCCGACGATGACGGAAGTCGCTCCGGCCTTTGTCGAGCAGCTCTATAAGCGCTTGACGGACTTCGGTGATTTGCGCCTGGCGACGATGGACAAAGCGGGCATCGCGCGCAGTGTGCTGGGGGTCGCAGGTCCCGGCGTGCAGGCGGAGCGCGACGTCGCGCTGGCCACCAGGAAGGCGCGTGAGGCGAACGACTTCCTGGCTGTGGAAATTCAGAAGCGGCCGGACCGCTATGCGGGTTTCGCCCACATCGCGGTACAGGATCCGCGCGCGGCAGCCGACGAGCTCGAACGCTGCATGCGCGATCTGAAGTTCTCAGGCGCCATGATCAACGGCCACACCAACGGCATGTATCTCGATGACGCCTCGCTGGCGCCGTTCTGGGAGCGCGCCGATGCGCTCGGCGCGGTCATCTACATTCATCCGACCGATCCGATTGTGCCGGCGCCGGTGTTGAACGGCGTGCCGGCCTTGCGCCGCGCGACCTGGGAATGGGGCTTCGAGACCGGCTCGCATGCGCTGCGGCTCGTCTTCAGCGGCGTGTTCGATCGCTATCCGAATGCGAAGGTCGCGCTCGGTCACATGGGCGAGACCTTGCCGTATCTGCTGTGGCGCTTCGACAGCCGCGCCAAGCTCTACAATGTGAAGCTGGCCAAGGAGCCGTCGGACTACATCAAGGACAACATCGTCGTGACCGTGTCCGGCGTCTATGCGCGGGAGCCGTTGATGTGCGCGGTCGAGGCGCTCGGCCGTGACAAGGTGATGTTCGCCGCCGATTATCCGTTCGAGAACGCGGAAGAGGCCGGGCACTTCCTGGACGACGTGGCGATCCCGGAGGACCTGCGCGCCGACGTCGCCTACAACAACGCGGCGAAGCTGCTGAAGCTGTGA
- a CDS encoding ABC transporter ATP-binding protein gives MPEPLLQVDAIDAFYGDFQALFGVSLSVETGQVVAVIGANGAGKSTLLKSIAGLMPPRHGEIVFDGHNVAGAPAFDVVKRGIALVPEGRRLFPSLSVEENLLIGGQSKRPGPWSLQRIYALFPVLAERRHLPATSLSGGQQQMCAIGRALMSNPRLLLCDEISLGLAPIIVRDIYARLPDIVGEGLSVVIVEQDIVQALRAASQVYCLQEGRVALEGAAKSLTRERISAAYFGV, from the coding sequence ATGCCTGAGCCCCTCCTCCAGGTAGACGCCATCGATGCCTTCTACGGCGACTTCCAAGCTCTGTTCGGCGTGTCGCTCAGCGTCGAAACCGGGCAAGTCGTGGCGGTGATCGGCGCCAACGGCGCCGGCAAGAGCACGCTCCTGAAAAGCATCGCCGGCCTCATGCCCCCGCGGCATGGAGAAATCGTCTTCGACGGCCATAACGTCGCCGGAGCGCCTGCCTTCGACGTGGTGAAGCGCGGCATCGCGCTGGTGCCGGAAGGCCGGCGGCTGTTTCCCTCGCTCAGCGTCGAAGAGAACCTCCTGATCGGCGGCCAGTCGAAACGGCCGGGGCCGTGGAGCTTACAGCGCATCTATGCGCTCTTTCCGGTGCTCGCCGAGCGGCGGCATTTGCCGGCGACCTCGCTCTCGGGCGGACAACAGCAGATGTGCGCCATCGGCCGCGCTCTGATGTCCAATCCGCGGCTGCTGTTGTGCGACGAGATCAGCCTCGGTCTTGCGCCGATCATCGTGCGCGACATCTATGCGCGCCTGCCCGACATCGTCGGCGAAGGACTGTCGGTCGTCATCGTCGAGCAGGACATCGTGCAGGCGCTGCGCGCGGCGTCGCAGGTCTATTGCCTGCAGGAAGGCCGCGTCGCGCTCGAAGGCGCGGCAAAGTCGCTGACGCGCGAGCGCATCTCCGCCGCGTATTTCGGGGTGTGA
- a CDS encoding EAL domain-containing response regulator: protein MHGNSHGEIPSVIATFGRRRVAPRACIADSKPHIRRFLKEALEDIGFIAGEYEQKSDLAAALIDTLPDLFVLGLSSGGIAASNMLEQLAARRFDGKVLVFGQLAAPMVPAVHALGRELGLSMLPLLPTPFSDNDLRARVGALIPSEAPPNPPVHVTEALHADWLELWYQPRIEVHSLSLSGAEALVRMRHPTWGIVPPACFIPDADDPHFAALSEFVLRQAAKDWQYFTGEYGPITPSVNLPLDFFRDADAVDALAHYMPHHPGFDGMMVEIASQEIVQNLPFAAEVARALRLRNVGVAIDNLGAEWPMLRTLDDFPFVEIKVDRAFITGAGEDRLKQTTCRRILDFADGVGARTLAEGVETRADFLLARELGFDLVQGFFFGKPMERHKFARRVLGKPVTLGE, encoded by the coding sequence ATGCACGGAAACAGCCACGGCGAAATACCTTCGGTGATCGCGACATTCGGCCGCCGGAGAGTTGCGCCGCGCGCCTGCATTGCCGACAGCAAGCCGCATATCCGGCGCTTCTTGAAGGAAGCGCTGGAAGACATCGGCTTCATCGCCGGCGAGTACGAACAGAAGAGCGATCTCGCGGCGGCGTTGATCGACACGCTGCCCGATCTGTTCGTGCTCGGCCTGTCGTCGGGCGGCATTGCGGCGAGCAACATGCTGGAACAACTCGCGGCGCGCCGCTTCGACGGCAAGGTGCTCGTGTTCGGCCAACTCGCGGCGCCGATGGTGCCGGCCGTGCATGCGCTCGGCCGGGAACTCGGCCTGTCGATGTTGCCGTTGCTGCCGACGCCGTTCAGCGACAATGACCTGCGCGCGCGCGTCGGCGCGCTGATCCCGAGCGAGGCGCCGCCCAATCCGCCGGTGCATGTGACCGAGGCGCTGCACGCCGACTGGCTCGAGCTCTGGTATCAGCCGCGCATCGAGGTCCACTCGCTATCGCTGTCCGGCGCGGAGGCGCTGGTACGCATGCGTCATCCTACCTGGGGCATCGTGCCGCCCGCCTGTTTCATTCCGGACGCCGACGATCCGCATTTCGCCGCGCTGTCCGAATTCGTGCTGCGGCAGGCCGCCAAGGACTGGCAGTATTTCACAGGCGAGTACGGCCCGATCACGCCGTCGGTCAACTTGCCGCTCGACTTCTTCCGCGACGCCGACGCCGTCGATGCGCTGGCTCACTACATGCCGCATCATCCCGGTTTCGACGGCATGATGGTCGAGATCGCCAGCCAGGAGATCGTGCAGAACCTGCCCTTCGCCGCCGAGGTCGCGCGCGCGCTCAGACTGCGCAATGTCGGCGTGGCGATCGACAATCTCGGCGCCGAATGGCCGATGCTGCGCACGCTGGATGATTTCCCCTTCGTCGAGATCAAGGTCGACCGCGCCTTCATCACCGGCGCGGGCGAAGACCGTCTCAAACAGACGACATGCCGACGCATCCTCGACTTCGCCGATGGCGTCGGCGCGCGCACCTTGGCGGAAGGCGTCGAGACGCGTGCCGACTTCCTGCTGGCGCGCGAACTGGGCTTCGACCTTGTACAGGGCTTCTTCTTCGGCAAGCCGATGGAACGGCACAAATTCGCCCGACGCGTGCTCGGCAAGCCGGTGACGTTGGGGGAGTGA
- a CDS encoding 3-hydroxyacyl-CoA dehydrogenase family protein: protein MTKPRITVIGAGLMGHGIAQVFALAGHDVIIYDSSEKTLASAKDRILTNLKDLGDDESAVNRVTPEADLAKAVRDADYVVEAVLEDLALKQKLFAEIERHARPDAILASNTSVIPITAIMQGLARRERALGTHWWNPPYLVPLVEVIETQWTSADAVAFTMKLHADAGKKPAHVKKDVPGFIGNRLQHALWREAIALVENGICDAETVDTVIKAAFGRRLAVLGPLENADMVGTDLTLAIHKTVLPDIDSRPGPSRYLEKLVKDGKLGFKSGEGFRRWSPEQQQELRTKVLRHLKQARAQDN from the coding sequence ATGACTAAGCCCCGCATCACCGTCATCGGCGCCGGGCTCATGGGCCACGGCATCGCGCAGGTGTTCGCGCTCGCCGGCCATGACGTGATCATCTACGACTCATCCGAGAAGACGCTGGCGAGCGCCAAAGATCGCATCCTCACCAATCTCAAGGACCTCGGCGACGACGAGAGCGCCGTGAACCGCGTGACGCCCGAAGCCGACCTTGCCAAAGCGGTGCGCGACGCCGATTACGTCGTCGAGGCGGTGCTGGAAGACCTGGCGCTGAAGCAGAAGCTGTTCGCCGAGATCGAACGGCACGCCCGGCCGGACGCGATCCTCGCCAGCAACACGTCGGTCATTCCGATCACCGCCATCATGCAAGGGCTGGCGCGGCGCGAGCGCGCGCTCGGCACGCACTGGTGGAATCCACCCTACCTCGTGCCGCTGGTCGAGGTGATCGAGACGCAGTGGACGTCCGCCGACGCTGTCGCCTTCACGATGAAGCTGCACGCCGACGCCGGCAAGAAGCCGGCGCATGTGAAGAAGGACGTGCCCGGGTTCATCGGCAACCGCCTGCAGCACGCCTTGTGGCGCGAGGCCATCGCACTGGTCGAGAACGGCATCTGCGACGCCGAGACCGTCGACACCGTGATCAAGGCGGCGTTCGGCCGCCGGCTCGCCGTGCTCGGCCCGCTGGAGAACGCCGACATGGTCGGCACCGATCTGACATTGGCCATCCACAAGACCGTGCTGCCGGATATCGACTCGCGGCCCGGTCCGTCGCGCTATTTGGAAAAACTCGTGAAGGACGGCAAACTCGGCTTCAAGAGCGGCGAAGGCTTCCGCAGGTGGAGCCCCGAACAACAACAGGAGTTGCGGACGAAAGTTCTACGGCACCTGAAACAAGCGCGCGCCCAGGACAACTGA